A stretch of the Haloplanus aerogenes genome encodes the following:
- the pglZ gene encoding BREX-5 system phosphatase PglZ encodes MPATKTLPQCAHDAIESAIDDAADEDPVILWWDDGGFLRDIVEGASTELGCAFRAAEQTPLELRGDAPRDRTVWYVSQPSSDDVDWFKDVEHTGGVVEQHIGKLAARCFENDPLQAATIRTAYEDAEDREKVAQTLYEELDGEGGLPSLQGLQTKIVLDGHDDPVQFVLEHGTRNLPEGDDLLQIRDLLVDEGVMAVEGESDARTIVEHTRRWAVAEWLVDEGLDTSLLPQAYQPDPNAGFGISRPELRSVLSKTERKAALANVYLDPNQRFWHDVLRTYEDPWELVDCPVDASLEHRLWDEWTQSFDGGDYETCVTNAKQRHERLESTYGDVPWTHVWEQAIDVATLANELQTWEERGDTNDVVDLYGDVDDGTWQIDNAVFNLVVSGAPEKQLPEEHPATVTLDDLRTSLVESKYLEYLTDLGDLVVDQIDAGSPFVGENHAHQFFAEEQEHLQSGQSVALFIVDALRFDLAHELAESIRREIPRLEVEESTWVGTLPSDTEFGKAALTPGSKFSFNIDFEDGELIPERNGKKITNYRRQTLLENDGWSYIMKDEDDEVGWSNTRVAYYWNDIDETGEKELTNFEELFSDRIDAISRIICEKLRKGEWDRAYILSDHGFVSLPRHVDIDDLHPPDGAQKVTRRWVAGKDLDDDAPGVLLDEDTHLGYLDDDARVSILADPIQRFRNQGLPDARFYHGGVLPQEFVLNFVTITQE; translated from the coding sequence ATGCCAGCAACCAAGACTCTCCCACAGTGCGCCCACGACGCCATCGAGAGCGCAATCGACGACGCGGCCGACGAGGACCCCGTCATCCTCTGGTGGGACGACGGCGGCTTCCTCCGAGACATCGTCGAAGGCGCGAGTACCGAACTCGGCTGTGCGTTCCGTGCGGCCGAGCAGACCCCGTTAGAACTCCGTGGGGACGCCCCACGCGACCGAACCGTCTGGTACGTCTCCCAGCCCAGCAGCGACGACGTGGACTGGTTCAAGGACGTCGAACACACCGGTGGGGTGGTCGAGCAGCATATCGGCAAGCTCGCTGCACGCTGCTTCGAGAACGACCCACTCCAGGCGGCGACGATCCGCACCGCCTACGAGGACGCCGAGGACCGTGAAAAGGTCGCCCAGACGCTCTACGAGGAACTCGACGGCGAGGGTGGACTCCCATCGCTCCAGGGCCTCCAGACGAAGATCGTCCTCGATGGTCACGACGATCCCGTGCAGTTCGTCCTCGAACACGGCACGCGGAACCTCCCGGAGGGTGACGATCTGCTACAGATCCGTGACCTGCTGGTCGACGAGGGCGTCATGGCCGTCGAGGGCGAGTCCGACGCTCGCACCATCGTCGAACACACACGCCGCTGGGCGGTCGCCGAGTGGCTCGTCGACGAAGGACTCGACACGTCCCTGCTCCCGCAGGCGTACCAGCCCGACCCGAACGCTGGATTCGGAATCTCCAGACCCGAACTCCGGTCGGTGTTGAGCAAGACCGAACGGAAAGCGGCGCTGGCGAACGTCTATCTCGACCCGAATCAGCGCTTCTGGCACGACGTCCTCCGCACCTACGAGGATCCGTGGGAACTCGTCGACTGCCCCGTCGACGCGTCGCTCGAACACCGGCTCTGGGACGAGTGGACCCAGTCGTTCGACGGCGGCGACTACGAGACGTGCGTCACCAACGCGAAGCAGCGTCACGAACGGCTCGAATCGACGTACGGTGACGTCCCGTGGACGCACGTCTGGGAGCAGGCGATCGACGTGGCGACGCTCGCGAACGAGCTCCAGACCTGGGAAGAGCGCGGCGACACGAACGACGTCGTCGACCTCTACGGCGACGTCGACGACGGGACCTGGCAGATCGACAACGCGGTGTTCAACCTCGTCGTCTCGGGCGCCCCCGAGAAGCAACTCCCCGAAGAGCATCCAGCGACGGTCACGCTCGATGACCTCCGGACCTCGCTGGTGGAGTCGAAGTACCTCGAGTATCTCACCGATCTCGGCGACCTCGTCGTCGACCAGATCGACGCCGGATCGCCGTTCGTCGGCGAGAACCACGCCCACCAGTTCTTCGCCGAGGAGCAGGAACACCTCCAGAGCGGCCAGAGCGTCGCGCTGTTCATCGTCGACGCGTTGCGGTTCGACCTCGCACACGAACTCGCGGAGTCAATCCGGCGCGAGATTCCTCGGCTCGAAGTCGAGGAGAGCACCTGGGTGGGCACGCTCCCGTCCGACACCGAGTTCGGGAAGGCTGCGCTCACGCCCGGCAGCAAGTTCAGCTTCAACATCGACTTCGAGGACGGAGAGTTGATCCCCGAACGCAATGGAAAGAAGATCACCAACTACCGTCGGCAGACGCTCCTCGAGAACGACGGCTGGAGCTACATTATGAAAGACGAAGACGACGAGGTGGGCTGGAGCAACACCCGCGTCGCCTACTACTGGAACGATATCGACGAGACCGGCGAGAAGGAGCTGACGAATTTCGAGGAGCTGTTCAGCGACCGGATCGACGCCATCTCTCGCATCATCTGTGAGAAGCTGCGGAAGGGCGAGTGGGACCGTGCGTACATCCTCTCCGACCACGGCTTCGTCTCGCTCCCGAGGCACGTCGACATCGACGACCTCCACCCGCCGGACGGAGCGCAGAAAGTGACCCGTCGATGGGTCGCAGGGAAGGATCTCGACGACGATGCACCAGGGGTCTTACTCGACGAGGACACCCATCTGGGTTACCTCGACGACGATGCCAGGGTCAGTATCCTCGCCGATCCGATCCAGCGATTCCGCAATCAGGGCCTTCCTGACGCACGGTTCTACCACGGTGGCGTCCTCCCGCAGGAGTTCGTGCTGAACTTCGTCACGATCACGCAGGAGTAA
- a CDS encoding helicase-related protein: protein MNDLAPGATILLNDNPAEVIKTYSVGNLEYLRAYVEDVGVKTVCIDDVEIERKQDQLGALEPTTATQLHPDHESVSAEWFDLRSQALQLQIAHEQGQLLSISNSLVRLEPYQLACVNWVMQKLRQRALIADDVGLGKTIEAGLVLKELTARNRADRVLFVVPAHLQKKWIRDMDRFFDIDLTPADRQWVEGERRRLGEEANIWDQDHQQLVTSMAFLRQEEFREELDDAFWDVVVVDEAHKAAKRGESPSKTSKMVERVADNSDSLLLLSATPHDGKGEAFRSLVEYIDPFLVAEDQDLSKEAVDRVMMRRGKQTIYDDDGERIFPNREVGTIPVEMTHEERQFYRAVTDYVKHVYNRSEQLNEPAVGFAMALMQKRLVSSIGAIKATLSRRLANLVDQQSSSTSLSEEASAYLEGEDLDEQDQQKAEEELAGLTITESDAQLEEEIETLRDLVSLAEGIPVDSKAQKVRRYIQQLLEEQPNEKVLLFTEYRDTLDYILELVKDEPWADEILVIHGGVDKEDRARIEDEFNHGQSRLLFATDAASEGIDLQHSCHIMVNYELPWNPNRLEQRIGRLHRYGQEKEVKVWNFSFEDTRESEVFELLQEKVETIRGQLGNTADVLGMLDDINVDSLIMESIRNDEPASATKEELEELIDERQQTLAEWYERSLIDTSTFDEESRRKIQEVMDQSADVYGSEADIRQFFELGISALGGDVEKVGNNLFRAELPESLRRSRDGELYGPFTFNREFAMDHDGIEYISPDADLVQELMQRVLDSEQGAVGLKLLPFVDEPGITYNYRIRFEDGTGEVIREEILPVFVDAAHRDPQQRLGQRIIEGDTIKGSPDGDRVRTLLEHRGEMRSSADRYVSQRVESRRDKLRERRREETQQELDDLETYAEAERERIETFIADYERKADAGSDMDIAIRRQRDRLSKLEERIKKRRRELQRKAQVISLAPEVENICLTIPI, encoded by the coding sequence ATGAACGACCTCGCCCCCGGAGCCACGATTCTCCTCAACGACAACCCCGCCGAGGTCATCAAGACGTACTCCGTCGGCAACCTCGAGTACCTGCGGGCCTACGTCGAGGACGTCGGCGTCAAGACCGTCTGTATCGACGACGTGGAGATAGAGCGGAAGCAGGACCAACTCGGTGCGCTCGAACCGACGACAGCAACCCAGCTGCATCCTGACCACGAGTCCGTCTCTGCAGAGTGGTTCGATCTCCGGTCACAGGCACTCCAGCTCCAGATCGCCCACGAGCAGGGACAACTGCTCTCCATCTCGAATTCACTGGTCCGCCTCGAACCGTACCAACTCGCCTGCGTCAACTGGGTGATGCAGAAGCTCCGACAGCGAGCGCTCATCGCCGACGACGTCGGGCTGGGCAAAACCATCGAGGCAGGGCTCGTTCTCAAAGAACTCACCGCACGCAACCGAGCCGATCGCGTCCTGTTCGTCGTGCCCGCACACCTCCAGAAGAAGTGGATTCGCGACATGGACCGCTTCTTCGACATCGACCTCACTCCCGCTGATCGGCAATGGGTGGAGGGCGAACGCCGCCGTCTCGGCGAGGAAGCCAACATCTGGGATCAGGACCACCAGCAGCTGGTCACGAGCATGGCGTTCCTTCGACAGGAAGAGTTCCGCGAGGAACTCGACGACGCGTTCTGGGACGTTGTGGTCGTCGACGAGGCACACAAGGCGGCCAAGCGTGGCGAGTCTCCGAGCAAGACGTCGAAGATGGTCGAGCGCGTCGCCGACAACTCCGACTCGCTCCTCCTGCTGAGTGCGACGCCACACGACGGCAAGGGCGAGGCGTTCCGCTCGCTCGTCGAGTACATCGACCCCTTCCTCGTCGCCGAGGATCAGGACCTCTCGAAGGAGGCGGTCGACCGGGTGATGATGCGCCGTGGGAAACAGACCATCTACGACGACGACGGCGAGCGGATCTTCCCGAATCGGGAGGTCGGGACCATCCCGGTCGAGATGACCCACGAAGAGCGCCAGTTCTACCGTGCGGTCACGGACTACGTCAAGCACGTCTACAACCGCTCTGAACAGCTCAACGAGCCTGCCGTGGGCTTCGCGATGGCGCTGATGCAGAAGCGTCTCGTCAGCAGTATCGGAGCGATCAAGGCGACGCTCAGCCGCCGACTCGCGAATCTCGTCGATCAACAGTCTTCGTCGACGTCTCTCTCCGAGGAGGCCTCGGCCTATCTCGAGGGAGAGGACCTCGACGAGCAGGATCAGCAGAAGGCCGAGGAAGAGCTCGCAGGGCTCACGATCACCGAGAGCGACGCCCAACTCGAAGAGGAGATCGAGACGCTCAGGGACCTCGTCTCGCTCGCAGAGGGCATCCCTGTCGATTCGAAGGCCCAGAAGGTCCGACGGTACATCCAGCAATTGCTCGAAGAACAGCCCAACGAAAAGGTGCTGCTGTTCACGGAGTACCGCGATACGCTCGACTACATCCTCGAACTCGTGAAGGACGAGCCGTGGGCCGACGAGATCCTCGTCATCCACGGCGGGGTCGACAAGGAAGACCGCGCTCGCATCGAGGACGAGTTCAACCACGGGCAGTCCCGTCTGCTCTTCGCGACCGACGCAGCCAGCGAGGGGATCGACCTCCAGCACAGCTGCCACATCATGGTCAACTACGAACTGCCGTGGAACCCGAACCGCCTCGAACAGCGCATCGGTCGCCTCCACCGCTACGGCCAGGAGAAGGAGGTCAAAGTGTGGAACTTCTCGTTCGAGGACACCCGCGAGAGCGAGGTGTTCGAGCTGCTCCAGGAGAAGGTCGAGACCATCCGCGGCCAACTGGGGAACACTGCCGACGTGCTGGGGATGCTCGACGACATCAACGTCGATTCGCTCATCATGGAGTCCATCCGGAACGACGAGCCAGCGAGTGCAACCAAGGAGGAACTCGAAGAGCTAATCGACGAGCGACAGCAGACGCTCGCGGAGTGGTACGAACGGAGTCTCATCGACACCAGCACGTTCGACGAGGAGAGCCGCCGGAAGATTCAGGAGGTGATGGATCAGTCCGCGGACGTCTATGGGAGTGAAGCCGACATCCGGCAGTTCTTCGAGCTGGGTATCTCCGCGCTCGGTGGGGACGTCGAAAAGGTCGGAAACAACCTCTTCCGCGCTGAGTTGCCCGAGTCGCTTCGACGCTCGCGGGACGGTGAGCTATACGGACCGTTCACCTTCAACCGCGAGTTCGCGATGGACCACGACGGTATCGAGTATATCTCCCCCGATGCAGACCTAGTCCAAGAACTGATGCAGCGGGTACTCGATAGCGAGCAGGGTGCGGTGGGTCTCAAGCTGCTCCCGTTCGTCGACGAGCCGGGAATCACCTACAACTACCGCATCAGATTCGAGGACGGGACAGGGGAAGTCATTCGAGAGGAGATACTCCCCGTATTCGTCGATGCGGCGCATCGTGACCCTCAGCAGCGCCTCGGCCAACGAATCATCGAGGGAGACACGATCAAAGGCTCTCCGGATGGGGACCGTGTACGTACGCTCCTCGAACACCGGGGCGAGATGCGTTCGTCAGCCGACCGATACGTGAGTCAGCGTGTCGAATCACGACGCGACAAACTCCGAGAGCGTCGTAGAGAGGAGACGCAACAAGAACTCGACGATCTCGAGACCTACGCGGAAGCCGAACGCGAACGGATCGAGACGTTCATCGCGGATTACGAGCGGAAAGCAGATGCAGGGTCCGACATGGATATC